The following proteins come from a genomic window of Balearica regulorum gibbericeps isolate bBalReg1 chromosome 19, bBalReg1.pri, whole genome shotgun sequence:
- the TRPV1 gene encoding transient receptor potential cation channel subfamily V member 1 isoform X1, translating into MSSILGKMKKFGSSDMEESEVTDEHTDGEDSMLETPDSLQGTLSTKVQPPKSNIFARRGRFVMGDSDKDMAPMDSFYQMDHLMAPSVIKFHANLERGKLHKLLSTESITGCSEKAFKFYDRRRIFDAVAQGNTRDLDDLLLYLNRTLKHLTDDEFKEPETGKTCLLKAMLNLHDGKNDTIPLLLDIARKTGTLKEFVNAEYTDNYYKGQTALHIAIERRNMYLVKLLVQNGADVHARACGEFFRKIKGKPGFYFGELPLSLAACTNQLCIVKFLLENPYQAANIAAEDSMGNMVLHTLVEIADNTKDNTKFVTKMYNNILILGAKINPILKLEELTNKKGLTPLTLAAKTGKIGIFAYILRREIKDPECRHLSRKFTEWAYGPVHSSLYDLSCIDTCEKNSVLEIIAYSSETPNRHEMLLVEPLNRLLQDKWDRFVKHLFYFNFFVYTMHIIILTAAAYYRPVQKKEKPPFTFGHSTGEYFRVTGEILSVLGGLYFFFRGIQYFMQRRPSFKTLIVDSYSEVLFFVHSLLLLSSVVLYFCGQELYVASMVFSLALGWANMLYYTRGFQQMGIYSVMIAKMILRDLCRFMFVYLVFLLGFSTAVVTLIEDDNEGQDTNSSEYARCCHTKRGRTSYNSLYYTCLELFKFTIGMGDLEFTENYRFKSVFVILLVLYVILTYILLLNMLIALMGETVSKIAQESKSIWKLQRAITILDIENSYLNCVRRSFRSGKQVLVGVTPDGQDDYRWCFRVDEVNWSTWNTNLGIINEDPGYSGDLKRNPSYSIKPGRVSGKNWKTLVPLLRDGSRREETQKLPEEVKLKPILEPYYEPEDSETLKESLPKSV; encoded by the exons ATGTCTTCCATCCTTGGGAAGATGAAGAAATTTGGCAGTTCTGACATGGAGGAATCTGAAGTGACAGATGAACACACAGATGGGGAGGACTCCATGCTGGAAACACCTGACAGCCTCCAGGGTACACTCAGCACCAAGGTGCAGCCACCCAAAAGCAACATCTTTGCAAGACGTGGGCGGTTTGTGATGGGGGATAGTGACAAGGACATGGCTCCCATGGACTCCTTTTACCAGATGGATCACCTGATGGCACCTTCTGTCATCAAATTTCATGCCAATTTGGAGAGGGGGAAACTTCACAA GCTCCTATCTACAGAGTCCATCACAGGCTGCtcagaaaaagctttcaaattttATGACCGCAGAAGGATCTTTGATGCTGTAGCCCAAGGCAACACAAGGGACCTGGATGATCTGCTACTCTACCTTAATAGAACCTTGAAGCATCTCACAGATGATGAGTTCAAAG AGCCAGAAACTGGGAAAACCTGCTTACTGAAAGCCATGCTGAATCTACATGATGGGAAAAATGATACCATTCCCTTGCTGCTGGATATTGCAAGGAAAACTGGAACTCTGAAAGAGTTTGTTAATGCAGAGTATACTGACAACTACTACAAGG GCCAGACTGCGCTTCACATTGCCATTGAGAGAAGGAACATGTACCTGGTGAAGCTCTTGGTCCAGAATGGAGCAGATGTTCATGCAAGAGCCTGTGGGGAGTTCTTCAGGAAAATCAAAGGGAAGCCTGGCTTTTATTTTG GGGAGCTGCCTTTgtccctggctgcctgcaccAACCAGCTCTGCATTGTGAAATTCCTCCTTGAGAACCCCTACCAGGCAGCCAACATCGCTGCTGAGGACTCCATGGGCAATATGGTCCTGCACACATTGGTGGAGATTGCAGATAATACTAAGGATAATACCAAGTTTGTGACCAAGATGTACAATAACATATTGATCCTTGGTGCCAAAATTAATCCAATCCTGAAGCTAGAAGAACTCACCAACAAGAAAGGGCTGACTCCATTAACCCTTGCAGCCAAAACAGGGAAGATAGGG ATTTTCGCTTACATCCTCAGACGAGAGATCAAAGATCCTGAGTGCAGACACTTGTCTAGGAAGTTCACTGAATGGGCTTATGGACCTGTCCACTCATCTCTTTATGACCTGTCCTGTATAGACACATGCGAGAAAAATTCAGTGCTTGAGATTATTGCCTACAGTAGTGAAACACCA AACCGTCATGAGATGCTGCTGGTGGAGCCCCTTAACAGGCTGCTGCAAGACAAGTGGGACCGGTTTGTCAAACACTTATTTTACTTCAACTTCTTTGTCTATACCATGCATATCATTATTCTCACCGCAGCTGCTTACTACAGACCAgtacagaagaaggaaaag CCTCCCTTCACGTTTGGTCACAGCACTGGGGAATATTTTCGAGTGACTGGAGAGATCCTGAGTGTACTGGGAGGcctctacttttttttcagaggg atacagTATTTCATGCAGAGGCGCCCATCATTCAAGACACTGATAGTTGACAGCTACAGTGAGGTTCTTTT CTTTGTtcactccctgctcctcctgagCTCTGTGGTGCTGTACTTCTGTGGCCAGGAACTGTACGTGGCTTCCATGGTCTTCTCCTTGGCGCTGGGCTGGGCTAACATGCTGTACTACACCCGTGGCTTCCAGCAGATGGGCATTTACTCTGTCATGATTGCCAAG ATGATCCTTAGAGATTTATGTCGCTTCATGTTTGTCTATCTAGTGTTCCTCTTGGGATTTTCTACAG CTGTGGTGACTTTAATTGAAGATGACAATGAGGGGCAAGACACAAATAGCTCTGAATATGCCCGATGCTGCCATACGAAACGAGGCCGCACATCCTACAATAGTCTGTATTATACCTGCTTGGAGCTTTTCAAGTTCACTATTGGGATGGGGGACCTGGAGTTCACAGAGAACTACAGGTTCAAGTCTGTGTTTGTCATCCTTTTGGTTCTCTATGTCATCCTTACATACATCCTCCTGCTCAACATGCTTATTGCACTGATGGGGGAAACTGTGAGCAAAATTGCACAGGAGAGCAAGAGCATCTGGAAACTCCAG AGAGCCATCACAATCTTGGATATTGAAAACAGCTACTTGAACTGTGTGAGGCGCTCGTTCCGGTCTGGGAAGCAAGTCTTGGTGGGGGTCACACCTGACGGCCAAGATGATTACAGATGGTGCTTTAG GGTTGATGAAGTGAACTGGTCCACATGGAATACCAATCTGGGCATAATCAACGAAGACCCTGGGTACTCTGGGGACCTCAAACGAAATCCCAGTTACTCTATTAAGCCTGGCAGAG tttcagggaaaaactggaaaacattgGTTCCGCTTTTAAGAGATGGAAGCAGGAGAGAAGAGACTCAAAAACTACCAGAAGAAGTCAAATTGAAACCTATTTTGGAACCTTATTATGAGCCAGAAGATTCTGAGACGTTGAAGGAGTCTCTTCCAAAGTCAGTgtaa
- the TRPV1 gene encoding transient receptor potential cation channel subfamily V member 1 isoform X3: MVKELIVMLNEMLCSAKLQEHQLRTWLVDCLLIMSSILGKMKKFGSSDMEESEVTDEHTDGEDSMLETPDSLQGTLSTKVQPPKSNIFARRGRFVMGDSDKDMAPMDSFYQMDHLMAPSVIKFHANLERGKLHKLLSTESITGCSEKAFKFYDRRRIFDAVAQGNTRDLDDLLLYLNRTLKHLTDDEFKEPETGKTCLLKAMLNLHDGKNDTIPLLLDIARKTGTLKEFVNAEYTDNYYKGQTALHIAIERRNMYLVKLLVQNGADVHARACGEFFRKIKGKPGFYFGELPLSLAACTNQLCIVKFLLENPYQAANIAAEDSMGNMVLHTLVEIADNTKDNTKFVTKMYNNILILGAKINPILKLEELTNKKGLTPLTLAAKTGKIGIFAYILRREIKDPECRHLSRKFTEWAYGPVHSSLYDLSCIDTCEKNSVLEIIAYSSETPNRHEMLLVEPLNRLLQDKWDRFVKHLFYFNFFVYTMHIIILTAAAYYRPVQKKEKPPFTFGHSTGEYFRVTGEILSVLGGLYFFFRGIQYFMQRRPSFKTLIVDSYSEVLFFVHSLLLLSSVVLYFCGQELYVASMVFSLALGWANMLYYTRGFQQMGIYSVMIAKMILRDLCRFMFVYLVFLLGFSTAVVTLIEDDNEGQDTNSSEYARCCHTKRGRTSYNSLYYTCLELFKFTIGMGDLEFTENYRFKSVFVILLVLYVILTYILLLNMLIALMGETVSKIAQESKSIWKLQRAITILDIENSYLNCVRRSFRSGKQVLVGVTPDGQDDYRWCFRVDEVNWSTWNTNLGIINEDPGYSGDLKRNPSYSIKPGRVSGKNWKTLVPLLRDGSRREETQKLPEEVKLKPILEPYYEPEDSETLKESLPKSV, from the exons atggTGAAGGAGTTAATCGTAATGTTGAATGAGATGCTCTGCTCAGCAAAGCTACAGGAGCACCAGCTAAGGACCTGGCTTGTTG ACTGCCTGCTCATCATGTCTTCCATCCTTGGGAAGATGAAGAAATTTGGCAGTTCTGACATGGAGGAATCTGAAGTGACAGATGAACACACAGATGGGGAGGACTCCATGCTGGAAACACCTGACAGCCTCCAGGGTACACTCAGCACCAAGGTGCAGCCACCCAAAAGCAACATCTTTGCAAGACGTGGGCGGTTTGTGATGGGGGATAGTGACAAGGACATGGCTCCCATGGACTCCTTTTACCAGATGGATCACCTGATGGCACCTTCTGTCATCAAATTTCATGCCAATTTGGAGAGGGGGAAACTTCACAA GCTCCTATCTACAGAGTCCATCACAGGCTGCtcagaaaaagctttcaaattttATGACCGCAGAAGGATCTTTGATGCTGTAGCCCAAGGCAACACAAGGGACCTGGATGATCTGCTACTCTACCTTAATAGAACCTTGAAGCATCTCACAGATGATGAGTTCAAAG AGCCAGAAACTGGGAAAACCTGCTTACTGAAAGCCATGCTGAATCTACATGATGGGAAAAATGATACCATTCCCTTGCTGCTGGATATTGCAAGGAAAACTGGAACTCTGAAAGAGTTTGTTAATGCAGAGTATACTGACAACTACTACAAGG GCCAGACTGCGCTTCACATTGCCATTGAGAGAAGGAACATGTACCTGGTGAAGCTCTTGGTCCAGAATGGAGCAGATGTTCATGCAAGAGCCTGTGGGGAGTTCTTCAGGAAAATCAAAGGGAAGCCTGGCTTTTATTTTG GGGAGCTGCCTTTgtccctggctgcctgcaccAACCAGCTCTGCATTGTGAAATTCCTCCTTGAGAACCCCTACCAGGCAGCCAACATCGCTGCTGAGGACTCCATGGGCAATATGGTCCTGCACACATTGGTGGAGATTGCAGATAATACTAAGGATAATACCAAGTTTGTGACCAAGATGTACAATAACATATTGATCCTTGGTGCCAAAATTAATCCAATCCTGAAGCTAGAAGAACTCACCAACAAGAAAGGGCTGACTCCATTAACCCTTGCAGCCAAAACAGGGAAGATAGGG ATTTTCGCTTACATCCTCAGACGAGAGATCAAAGATCCTGAGTGCAGACACTTGTCTAGGAAGTTCACTGAATGGGCTTATGGACCTGTCCACTCATCTCTTTATGACCTGTCCTGTATAGACACATGCGAGAAAAATTCAGTGCTTGAGATTATTGCCTACAGTAGTGAAACACCA AACCGTCATGAGATGCTGCTGGTGGAGCCCCTTAACAGGCTGCTGCAAGACAAGTGGGACCGGTTTGTCAAACACTTATTTTACTTCAACTTCTTTGTCTATACCATGCATATCATTATTCTCACCGCAGCTGCTTACTACAGACCAgtacagaagaaggaaaag CCTCCCTTCACGTTTGGTCACAGCACTGGGGAATATTTTCGAGTGACTGGAGAGATCCTGAGTGTACTGGGAGGcctctacttttttttcagaggg atacagTATTTCATGCAGAGGCGCCCATCATTCAAGACACTGATAGTTGACAGCTACAGTGAGGTTCTTTT CTTTGTtcactccctgctcctcctgagCTCTGTGGTGCTGTACTTCTGTGGCCAGGAACTGTACGTGGCTTCCATGGTCTTCTCCTTGGCGCTGGGCTGGGCTAACATGCTGTACTACACCCGTGGCTTCCAGCAGATGGGCATTTACTCTGTCATGATTGCCAAG ATGATCCTTAGAGATTTATGTCGCTTCATGTTTGTCTATCTAGTGTTCCTCTTGGGATTTTCTACAG CTGTGGTGACTTTAATTGAAGATGACAATGAGGGGCAAGACACAAATAGCTCTGAATATGCCCGATGCTGCCATACGAAACGAGGCCGCACATCCTACAATAGTCTGTATTATACCTGCTTGGAGCTTTTCAAGTTCACTATTGGGATGGGGGACCTGGAGTTCACAGAGAACTACAGGTTCAAGTCTGTGTTTGTCATCCTTTTGGTTCTCTATGTCATCCTTACATACATCCTCCTGCTCAACATGCTTATTGCACTGATGGGGGAAACTGTGAGCAAAATTGCACAGGAGAGCAAGAGCATCTGGAAACTCCAG AGAGCCATCACAATCTTGGATATTGAAAACAGCTACTTGAACTGTGTGAGGCGCTCGTTCCGGTCTGGGAAGCAAGTCTTGGTGGGGGTCACACCTGACGGCCAAGATGATTACAGATGGTGCTTTAG GGTTGATGAAGTGAACTGGTCCACATGGAATACCAATCTGGGCATAATCAACGAAGACCCTGGGTACTCTGGGGACCTCAAACGAAATCCCAGTTACTCTATTAAGCCTGGCAGAG tttcagggaaaaactggaaaacattgGTTCCGCTTTTAAGAGATGGAAGCAGGAGAGAAGAGACTCAAAAACTACCAGAAGAAGTCAAATTGAAACCTATTTTGGAACCTTATTATGAGCCAGAAGATTCTGAGACGTTGAAGGAGTCTCTTCCAAAGTCAGTgtaa
- the TRPV1 gene encoding transient receptor potential cation channel subfamily V member 1 isoform X2 encodes MPIWRGGNFTKPETGKTCLLKAMLNLHDGKNDTIPLLLDIARKTGTLKEFVNAEYTDNYYKGQTALHIAIERRNMYLVKLLVQNGADVHARACGEFFRKIKGKPGFYFGELPLSLAACTNQLCIVKFLLENPYQAANIAAEDSMGNMVLHTLVEIADNTKDNTKFVTKMYNNILILGAKINPILKLEELTNKKGLTPLTLAAKTGKIGIFAYILRREIKDPECRHLSRKFTEWAYGPVHSSLYDLSCIDTCEKNSVLEIIAYSSETPNRHEMLLVEPLNRLLQDKWDRFVKHLFYFNFFVYTMHIIILTAAAYYRPVQKKEKPPFTFGHSTGEYFRVTGEILSVLGGLYFFFRGIQYFMQRRPSFKTLIVDSYSEVLFFVHSLLLLSSVVLYFCGQELYVASMVFSLALGWANMLYYTRGFQQMGIYSVMIAKMILRDLCRFMFVYLVFLLGFSTAVVTLIEDDNEGQDTNSSEYARCCHTKRGRTSYNSLYYTCLELFKFTIGMGDLEFTENYRFKSVFVILLVLYVILTYILLLNMLIALMGETVSKIAQESKSIWKLQRAITILDIENSYLNCVRRSFRSGKQVLVGVTPDGQDDYRWCFRVDEVNWSTWNTNLGIINEDPGYSGDLKRNPSYSIKPGRVSGKNWKTLVPLLRDGSRREETQKLPEEVKLKPILEPYYEPEDSETLKESLPKSV; translated from the exons ATGCCAATTTGGAGAGGGGGAAACTTCACAA AGCCAGAAACTGGGAAAACCTGCTTACTGAAAGCCATGCTGAATCTACATGATGGGAAAAATGATACCATTCCCTTGCTGCTGGATATTGCAAGGAAAACTGGAACTCTGAAAGAGTTTGTTAATGCAGAGTATACTGACAACTACTACAAGG GCCAGACTGCGCTTCACATTGCCATTGAGAGAAGGAACATGTACCTGGTGAAGCTCTTGGTCCAGAATGGAGCAGATGTTCATGCAAGAGCCTGTGGGGAGTTCTTCAGGAAAATCAAAGGGAAGCCTGGCTTTTATTTTG GGGAGCTGCCTTTgtccctggctgcctgcaccAACCAGCTCTGCATTGTGAAATTCCTCCTTGAGAACCCCTACCAGGCAGCCAACATCGCTGCTGAGGACTCCATGGGCAATATGGTCCTGCACACATTGGTGGAGATTGCAGATAATACTAAGGATAATACCAAGTTTGTGACCAAGATGTACAATAACATATTGATCCTTGGTGCCAAAATTAATCCAATCCTGAAGCTAGAAGAACTCACCAACAAGAAAGGGCTGACTCCATTAACCCTTGCAGCCAAAACAGGGAAGATAGGG ATTTTCGCTTACATCCTCAGACGAGAGATCAAAGATCCTGAGTGCAGACACTTGTCTAGGAAGTTCACTGAATGGGCTTATGGACCTGTCCACTCATCTCTTTATGACCTGTCCTGTATAGACACATGCGAGAAAAATTCAGTGCTTGAGATTATTGCCTACAGTAGTGAAACACCA AACCGTCATGAGATGCTGCTGGTGGAGCCCCTTAACAGGCTGCTGCAAGACAAGTGGGACCGGTTTGTCAAACACTTATTTTACTTCAACTTCTTTGTCTATACCATGCATATCATTATTCTCACCGCAGCTGCTTACTACAGACCAgtacagaagaaggaaaag CCTCCCTTCACGTTTGGTCACAGCACTGGGGAATATTTTCGAGTGACTGGAGAGATCCTGAGTGTACTGGGAGGcctctacttttttttcagaggg atacagTATTTCATGCAGAGGCGCCCATCATTCAAGACACTGATAGTTGACAGCTACAGTGAGGTTCTTTT CTTTGTtcactccctgctcctcctgagCTCTGTGGTGCTGTACTTCTGTGGCCAGGAACTGTACGTGGCTTCCATGGTCTTCTCCTTGGCGCTGGGCTGGGCTAACATGCTGTACTACACCCGTGGCTTCCAGCAGATGGGCATTTACTCTGTCATGATTGCCAAG ATGATCCTTAGAGATTTATGTCGCTTCATGTTTGTCTATCTAGTGTTCCTCTTGGGATTTTCTACAG CTGTGGTGACTTTAATTGAAGATGACAATGAGGGGCAAGACACAAATAGCTCTGAATATGCCCGATGCTGCCATACGAAACGAGGCCGCACATCCTACAATAGTCTGTATTATACCTGCTTGGAGCTTTTCAAGTTCACTATTGGGATGGGGGACCTGGAGTTCACAGAGAACTACAGGTTCAAGTCTGTGTTTGTCATCCTTTTGGTTCTCTATGTCATCCTTACATACATCCTCCTGCTCAACATGCTTATTGCACTGATGGGGGAAACTGTGAGCAAAATTGCACAGGAGAGCAAGAGCATCTGGAAACTCCAG AGAGCCATCACAATCTTGGATATTGAAAACAGCTACTTGAACTGTGTGAGGCGCTCGTTCCGGTCTGGGAAGCAAGTCTTGGTGGGGGTCACACCTGACGGCCAAGATGATTACAGATGGTGCTTTAG GGTTGATGAAGTGAACTGGTCCACATGGAATACCAATCTGGGCATAATCAACGAAGACCCTGGGTACTCTGGGGACCTCAAACGAAATCCCAGTTACTCTATTAAGCCTGGCAGAG tttcagggaaaaactggaaaacattgGTTCCGCTTTTAAGAGATGGAAGCAGGAGAGAAGAGACTCAAAAACTACCAGAAGAAGTCAAATTGAAACCTATTTTGGAACCTTATTATGAGCCAGAAGATTCTGAGACGTTGAAGGAGTCTCTTCCAAAGTCAGTgtaa